A genome region from Staphylococcus capitis subsp. capitis includes the following:
- a CDS encoding DUF2750 domain-containing protein, which translates to MSYKYEAFFKDILINEYIYFASKNKKLVRLNQKEQSYIAMWTDEAMAESYLSQHSVDYDKVVRADIDRFVTYELDDLFDEGDEILVNVNNEEDGQLVDVIQMTDELMSELDDIRIKEFVKDVAKYDEVYGLTNKDEKNFVMISDDDHHKPHIMPVWSIKNRAIKVRDEDFEECEIIEIEGKVFGEWLDKLRDDDEAVAIDLKPGVVGTVVSAQKLSNEITF; encoded by the coding sequence ATGTCGTACAAATATGAAGCATTTTTCAAGGATATTTTGATAAACGAATATATTTATTTTGCTTCAAAAAACAAGAAGTTAGTAAGGTTAAATCAAAAAGAGCAATCTTATATTGCTATGTGGACAGATGAAGCTATGGCAGAATCGTATTTATCTCAACATTCAGTAGATTATGATAAGGTTGTTCGAGCTGATATTGACAGATTCGTCACATATGAATTGGATGATTTATTTGATGAAGGCGATGAAATCTTAGTTAACGTTAACAATGAGGAAGATGGACAGTTAGTGGATGTTATTCAAATGACAGATGAGTTGATGTCAGAACTTGATGACATTAGAATCAAAGAATTTGTTAAAGATGTAGCTAAATACGATGAAGTTTATGGTTTAACTAATAAAGATGAGAAAAACTTTGTCATGATTAGTGATGATGATCACCACAAACCTCATATTATGCCTGTTTGGAGTATTAAAAACCGTGCAATTAAGGTACGAGATGAAGATTTTGAGGAATGTGAAATTATCGAAATTGAAGGTAAAGTTTTCGGAGAGTGGTTAGATAAGTTACGTGATGATGATGAGGCGGTAGCTATCGATTTAAAACCTGGAGTTGTAGGTACAGTCGTTTCAGCACAAAAGTTATCTAACGAAATTACTTTTTAG
- the coaW gene encoding type II pantothenate kinase → MKVGIDAGGTLIKIVQEQGNERFYRTELTTNIDKVIDWLNNENIESLNLTGGNAGVIADHINISAQSYVEFDASSRGLSILLEEQGHHIDTYIFANVGTGTSLHYFDGQDQQRVGGVGTGGGMIQGLGYLLSNITNYTELTNLAQKGDRDSIDLKVKHIYKDSEPPISGDLTAANFGNVLHHLDNNFSPADKLSSVIGVVGEVITTMAITLAREYQTENVVYIGSSFNNNHLLREVIEDYTVLRGFRPYYIENGAFSGALGALYL, encoded by the coding sequence ATGAAGGTAGGTATTGATGCCGGAGGTACATTAATAAAGATAGTTCAAGAGCAAGGTAATGAACGTTTTTATCGGACAGAACTTACAACTAATATAGATAAAGTCATAGACTGGCTTAATAATGAAAATATTGAATCACTAAATTTAACTGGTGGTAATGCTGGTGTCATTGCTGATCATATTAATATATCAGCGCAAAGCTATGTTGAGTTTGATGCTTCTTCTAGAGGCTTGAGTATATTGCTAGAAGAACAAGGACATCATATTGATACTTACATATTTGCTAATGTAGGTACAGGGACTTCATTGCACTATTTTGATGGACAGGATCAACAACGTGTGGGTGGTGTAGGCACTGGTGGTGGTATGATACAAGGATTAGGTTATTTGTTATCTAATATTACTAACTATACAGAGCTTACTAATTTAGCGCAAAAAGGTGATCGTGATTCTATTGATTTGAAAGTCAAACATATTTACAAAGATAGCGAACCACCCATTTCAGGTGATTTGACTGCTGCTAATTTTGGGAACGTTTTACATCACCTTGATAACAACTTCTCACCTGCAGATAAGCTTTCTTCTGTCATCGGTGTAGTTGGTGAAGTCATTACAACAATGGCTATCACACTAGCACGTGAATACCAAACTGAAAATGTAGTATATATAGGTTCATCATTTAATAATAATCATTTACTACGTGAAGTAATTGAAGATTATACAGTATTAAGAGGTTTTAGACCCTATTATATTGAAAATGGTGCGTTTTCAGGTGCATTGGGCGCTTTATATTTATAA
- a CDS encoding GNAT family N-acetyltransferase, protein MFIKKEFEDITVQVFEEKYREAVNEFKLSERQQIYSSLPKSVLDDALNDENRVANIAMNQEGQVVGFFVLHQYYQHEGYDTPENVVYVRSLSVNEKYQGHGYGTKMMMFLPQYVQELFPDFNHLYLVVDAENKGAWNVYERAGFMHTATKEEGPIGKERLYYLDLDSKHVSSLRLVESETSNEANIHVINLLKDNDKVGFIAIEQIEDRMRISAIEVNKAHRNEGIAESALRQLATYIRKNFDGIKVLAITLYGENNELKPLCDNSNFVVIEEAEDYVLFEKYINY, encoded by the coding sequence ATGTTTATCAAAAAGGAATTTGAAGATATTACAGTCCAAGTGTTTGAAGAAAAGTATCGTGAAGCAGTAAATGAATTTAAATTGAGTGAGAGACAGCAGATTTATTCTTCATTACCTAAATCAGTTTTGGATGATGCGTTAAATGATGAGAATAGAGTAGCCAATATTGCAATGAATCAAGAAGGGCAAGTAGTGGGATTCTTCGTCTTACATCAATATTATCAACATGAAGGATACGATACACCAGAAAATGTCGTTTATGTTCGATCTCTATCAGTAAATGAAAAATATCAAGGTCATGGATACGGAACTAAGATGATGATGTTCTTACCTCAATATGTACAGGAATTATTCCCAGATTTTAATCATTTGTATCTTGTAGTTGATGCTGAGAATAAAGGAGCGTGGAATGTATATGAACGCGCTGGCTTTATGCATACTGCGACTAAAGAGGAAGGCCCTATTGGTAAAGAACGACTTTATTATTTGGACTTAGACTCTAAGCATGTTTCTTCACTTCGCTTGGTTGAAAGCGAAACTTCAAATGAGGCAAATATTCATGTGATTAATTTACTTAAAGATAATGATAAAGTTGGATTTATTGCTATTGAACAGATTGAAGATAGAATGAGAATTTCAGCAATTGAAGTCAATAAAGCGCACCGTAACGAAGGTATAGCGGAAAGTGCTTTAAGACAATTAGCAACGTATATTCGTAAAAACTTTGATGGTATAAAGGTTCTAGCTATAACGTTATATGGAGAGAATAATGAATTAAAACCGTTGTGTGATAATAGTAATTTTGTAGTGATTGAAGAAGCTGAAGACTATGTTTTATTTGAAAAGTATATCAACTACTAG
- the rpoE gene encoding DNA-directed RNA polymerase subunit delta, which translates to MKIQDYTKEMVDEKSFIDMAYTLLNDKQTTMNLYDIIDEFKSLGGYEYDDIENRVVQFYTDLNTDGRFLNVGENQWGLRDWYSVDDIEEKIAPTIQKFDILDDEDEEDKNLKLLGEDDIDDDDDIPAETDDQETLNDPEDEEVEEEINDSDIVIEEDEDDDIAEEEEEEFEDEEDFND; encoded by the coding sequence ATGAAAATTCAAGATTACACAAAAGAAATGGTTGATGAGAAGTCATTTATCGATATGGCTTACACTTTATTAAATGATAAACAAACAACAATGAATTTATATGATATTATCGACGAGTTCAAATCTCTAGGTGGTTATGAATACGATGATATCGAGAATCGTGTTGTTCAATTCTATACTGACCTTAATACAGATGGTCGTTTCTTAAATGTGGGAGAAAATCAATGGGGTCTTCGTGATTGGTACTCTGTTGATGATATTGAAGAAAAAATTGCTCCTACAATCCAAAAATTTGATATTCTTGATGACGAAGATGAAGAAGATAAAAACCTCAAATTATTAGGTGAAGATGACATCGATGATGACGATGATATTCCTGCTGAGACAGATGATCAAGAAACCCTAAATGACCCTGAAGATGAAGAAGTAGAAGAAGAAATTAATGATTCAGATATCGTGATTGAAGAAGATGAAGATGACGATATTGCTGAAGAGGAAGAAGAAGAATTTGAAGATGAGGAAGACTTCAACGACTAA
- a CDS encoding M20 family metallopeptidase: MSAKQEILDFIENKKYDYVEISHRIHERPELGNEEIFASRTLIDILKLHGFEIETDIAGHATGFIASYESDKPGPTIGFLAEYDALPGLGHACGHNIIGTASVLGGTALKQVIDKIGGKVIVLGCPAEEGGENGSAKASYVKAGIIEDLDVALMVHPGNETYRTINTLAVDVLDIKFYGRSVHSSENADEALNALDAMISYFNGVAQLRQHIKKGQRVHGVILDGGKAANIIPDYTHARFYTRATSRKELDVLTEKVNQIARGAAIQTGCDYEFGPIQNGVNEFIKSPKLDDLFEKYAEEMGEEVIDDDFGYGSTDTGNVSHIVPTIHPHIKIGSRNLVGHTHRFREAAASIHGDQALIRGAKILALMGLELIENEELFNEIIEEHTHIKGHVK; the protein is encoded by the coding sequence ATGAGTGCAAAACAAGAGATATTAGATTTTATTGAAAATAAAAAATATGATTATGTTGAAATCAGTCATCGTATACATGAGCGCCCTGAACTAGGAAATGAAGAAATATTTGCTTCAAGAACGCTAATCGATATTTTAAAATTGCATGGTTTTGAAATAGAAACAGATATTGCTGGGCATGCTACAGGTTTTATTGCATCATACGAGTCAGATAAACCTGGTCCTACAATTGGTTTCTTAGCAGAATATGATGCGCTACCTGGGCTGGGACACGCATGTGGTCATAATATTATTGGAACGGCAAGTGTTTTAGGGGGTACAGCTTTAAAACAAGTCATAGACAAAATAGGTGGCAAAGTTATTGTGCTAGGATGTCCAGCTGAAGAAGGTGGAGAAAATGGTTCGGCTAAAGCTTCGTATGTTAAAGCTGGCATTATTGAAGATTTAGATGTTGCACTTATGGTTCACCCTGGTAATGAAACATATCGTACGATTAACACTCTAGCAGTGGATGTATTAGATATTAAATTTTATGGTCGCAGTGTGCATTCTTCTGAAAATGCAGATGAAGCACTTAATGCCCTTGATGCTATGATTTCTTATTTCAATGGTGTCGCGCAGTTAAGACAACATATTAAAAAAGGGCAACGTGTACATGGCGTTATATTAGATGGTGGTAAAGCTGCCAATATTATTCCAGATTATACACATGCTCGTTTCTATACTAGGGCAACATCTCGCAAAGAACTAGACGTGTTAACAGAGAAAGTAAACCAAATTGCACGTGGTGCAGCCATTCAAACAGGATGCGATTATGAATTTGGACCTATTCAGAATGGTGTAAATGAATTTATTAAATCACCTAAATTAGATGATTTATTTGAAAAATATGCTGAAGAAATGGGAGAGGAAGTCATTGATGATGACTTTGGTTATGGTTCAACAGATACGGGTAATGTGAGCCACATCGTTCCAACAATTCATCCTCATATTAAAATTGGTTCACGTAATCTTGTAGGGCATACACATCGTTTCAGAGAAGCGGCTGCAAGTATTCATGGTGATCAAGCTTTAATAAGAGGAGCTAAAATATTAGCCTTAATGGGCTTAGAATTAATTGAAAATGAGGAGTTATTCAATGAAATTATTGAAGAACATACTCATATAAAGGGGCATGTTAAATAA